CAGGCCAAGTGGCCATCGAAAAATTTAAGAGAATTCCCGGTAAGCAGCTCGACATAAATGCTGTTTAGGTCAAGGAAAACACAAGTCTCtgtagttcatttttttttttaaaaagtcgcATTCGTAGGCCGTAACTGGTGTGCCCACAGCTATTAGtgttataaatatgataaagGCTAAATATCTAGGctacctggtaaaaaaaaaaaaatatatatatataatatatatatatatatatatatatatatataatatataattttactctTTTTGATGACTCTTCTAGATGTAGTACATGAGGGTGTTTTGCATGTACGGTATTGATACAGCTCAGGTGGAGGGAGGTGCGGGAGAGTGGCATTACTATGAAGCAAAGGTAATTTACTGTGTCTGCACTGGACGTGAATGGCGTGGCGTGacaaaaaacactattataataaaactagaaaaaagagctattgtaaaataattatataatattgatGCTGTCTACAcataattcacttaaaaaaaaatacataaaaatcaacCGCGTAGGCCTACAGCTGCACAGGCCAAGTGGCCATCGAAAAAAATTTAAGAGAATTCCCGGTAAAGCAGCTCGACATAAATGCTGTTTAGGTCAAGGAAAACACAAGTCTCtgtagttcatttttttttttaaaaagtcgcATTCGTAGGCCGTAACTGGTGTGCACAGCTATTAGtgttataaatatgataaagGCTAAATATCTAGGctacctggtaaaaaaaaaaaaatatatatatatatatataagatatatatctatatatatatagatatataattttactCTTTTTGATGACTCTTCTAGATGTAGTACATGAGGGTGTTTTGCATGTACGGTATTGATACAGCTCAGGTGGAGGGAGGTGCGGGAGTGGCATTACTATGAAGCAAAGGTAATTTACTGTGTCTGCACTGGACGTGAATGGCGTGGCGTGAcaaaacactattataataaaactagaaaaagagctattgtaaaataattcattataataattgATGCTGTCTACACGACACGAGAAAATCCCCTACAGTAAACTGATTcctcattctatttatgacgtagcTACTGACACAAAGTGAAAATTATTTGCAATAGTGACTTTGTCGTGTCCACTGTAGACAGAATTTAGATGTTGCGGCGCGACACAAAAATTGTCACGTCCGGTGCAGACATGGTGCAAAGGCCTGGGTATACTTCACATTCTGCGTTCTGTTCTGTCTTGTGCACAGCCGTGTCTGCacagctttcaaagtatactcaaccgtGGATAAGCGCAGTTTGTAGTGCTCGACACATGCACAGTACCGCTTACTCTGTCTCAACATTCACCTCGTGCATGCactcccttaccaaaaagtagtatacttcaagtttattttattaagtatacttaagtaaagttcaagtatatttagactttttgtaagtataagtcaagtatacttaaatgtcattttaagtatatttctgaggagtacataaagtccatttctgagaagtacataaaaagtaaactaaaagcatactttcctatttttagtttaaaagaagtatactaatagcacacttgaataaacttctttttcgtaagggctgTTGTACGCGCACCGTCCGCGTGGTCACTAAAAGTTGGCTGCACGCAGACTGGGGACCACTACTTGGCCTTTTGGGGAAGTcatggtctagtggttagagagtttgactcctaaccctaagattgtgggttcgagtctcgggccggcaataccacgactgaggtgcccttgagcaaggcaccaaacccccaactgctccccgggcgctgcagcataaatggctacccactggatgggttaaatgcagagcacgaattctaagaattggtcaccatacttggctgtatgtcacgtcactttcactttcacatatcACTACACTTtcacaagtgtgtaaataaataaggAACAACAACTTTAACACCCCTCTGTTATGCAGAACTACTGCCTAACACCACTGATTCAAATCTaaagttgacagtttaacagctgagcccaagcctctgTTTCTAAAACGTCACTTTAGAATTAGTAACTAAGGAATGTTGAGTTGCTTTATTAAAAGCATAttgaattactttattaaaagtaGTGTATTATGTGTGGTAGAGTATTATAAGAGAGACTGACTCagtgagtgtgattacctgcatctgatacagtattcattcttcagcttaatcttatattcacaataaaacacgcGAAACCGGCTCTTTGTtgtactatcctttcatctgttaagggtgatttccatTGACAGCggtgctcagtgcatttgttggctgcgTCTTACAAGTtgttgttaaaatttaaaataacttccgTTTGAGTCTTTTTCAACataagtctttactgctgacttgTAAAAACAGTCTCTTTTCGCCATTTAATGGTGgaacaatgtaactaaaatcaccctcacagacacacacacacaccgtttctCAATACTAAacactattattaaatactacaagtactattatttatataaaatattatttattaaacaataacagccatcataaaagtttctaggcaattcagtcaaaagttaCAAATATAACGTGAAgagattttgccctcagccaaaactatttgctctagaacaaataatagattaatgagaccaaagactggcCGTAAGATTTAACCACTATATAGACATCAGAGTCagcggcaaattccagaagatctggccaaggttaggCACTCTCTGCAGGTTTATGAGTGCTGAATGGCCGctgacgccctggagctcacatctcagaaaatgtcaaagcaaattttcaaatagacataatatttattaacaaactgcatatttgaggtccaaacaagtacattctaaaaaaaaacaaaaaacaaaaaaaacactacattcCGTGAcaacaaaacagtattattatttttttaattatagtggATTTAGGCATCTGCGATGACACTCGTTGTGAGAAATACGGGGCCAAGCAGAGTGATCGAAATGGTGAAACGGACTTCTGTTGGACTCTAATCTCACACTCTTAtcatccaatcagatttgaggaccagaaagaaTATATTGCACATACAGCACAgactttaagaaagaaaaaaaaaacccactgatGCTTTAAATTCACagaatatataatgtttaatgttaattactGTGTGCACCTCTGCAGTGCTTTTGTTGTGTGACTCAGAGGGCTTTTGATGGTACTTTACCCATTAGGTGTTTTTTGGTATTCTGCTCTGGCCTAAATACAATAATGAAACACTTTGGAGCAAAAATACAgagaattaaaacaaaaccagaccaaaaaattatcaaaaaaatagcaaaaatctCCACAGCTACAGTAAATTTTCCTGGAGAGCTGACATATGCTGGAATAAAGGTGATCCATACAGCACAGAATATGAGCATACTGAATGTGATGAATTTAGCCTCATTGAAGTTATCAGGCAGCTTTCGGGCAAGAAAAGCtaaaacaaagcaaaggaaaGCTAGCAAACCAATATAACCCAGTACAGCCCAGAAACCTATTGCTGATCCTAAATTGCATTCTAGAATTATCTTTTCTTTGTAGTGTTGCATATTGTTGTAAGGAAAAGGAGGGGATATTGTTAACCAAAGCACACATATAAGTACCTGTACAAGCGTGAAGCCCAAAACACTGAGTCTCTGTTGAGGAGGCCCAAACCATTTCATAACATTACTTCCTGGAAGTGTAGCCTTGAAGGCCATTAACACCACAATTGTTTTCCCCAGAACACAGGAGATACAGAGGACAAAAATGATCCCAAATGCTGTGTGACGCAACATACAGGACCACTCAGTGGGCTGACCAATGAAAGTAAGTGAACAGAGGAAACACAGAGTCAATGAGAAGAGAAGCAGGAAGCTTAATTCTGAGTTGTTGGCTTTTACTATTGGAGAGGTCCTGTTTTTGTAGAACACTAAAGTTATGCTCAAAGCCACTAAAGAGCCAGTAACAGAAAAAGCAGCCAGTATAATTCCAAGGATCTCATCCCAGGAGAGAAACTCCACAGGTTTAGGAAGACACTTGTCCTTCTCATTATTGGGCCAATACTCAGGTAGGCATTTGTGACATTCTAAAGAATCtaggagatgaaaaaaaaatcagtgcttAAAAGCCATTCATGAACCACAGGAACAAAATGGAGACATTCATCTGATGAAACTATATTAAGAAAGAGCAACTCAGTGGAAAAAGAATTATATAGGTGCTgatgtctgtttatttttagtaatgcatcaaaaatacatcaatTTGCTGTTTGGTGATAAGTCTACATACACATTTCAGAATCTGCTAAATgttaatggttaaaaaaaaaagttatttttttatttgttatatgttatttatttgtttgtttgtttaatctaGTATTGCCCTGAAAAAGCTACAGTATTTGATTACAGTATATAGCAGATGTTCACAtaaactgcacaaaacaaaaattaaacaaatgaacgAGTTCAAAAGTTTACAAAGTCTTGAGTCTTAAAACTGTGTATTACTACCTGggtgtatgtttttatgttttgtgaatgctGTTCCTGAGCCGCTTGTTTGTCCTGAGCAGCTAAACTGCCCACTGATCTTCACAAATAATACTCCaggtcctgcacattctttggtttttgATTATGGAATCCATCTTTTCACACACAAGACAATTAAGGGACTCGTACACAAATATTACAAAAGGTGCAAACATACACTAATCCTCAAGAAGCAAATACACTACACTTATAAACACACTACACTTGCATATACACATGGTGATCAGTGTAAATGCAAAGTAAATTTCTaagatttttgcatgttttaaaatagattagatattaaatattttccttttttttctgtatcatgAAGTCTCTTATGTGATTAGCCCAGAAATATGTGTGATTTATCCAGCAGCATAAACCCAATCAAAGTACCTGTCTCATTGCTGATCTCTCCATCTGCACAGTTAATGCAGTCATAACAGCAGACAGGTCTTCCTTTTTTCACAGCCTTCCTCGTACCTGGAGGACAGCTCTCACTGCACACAGACACAGGCACCTGCAGGTAACAGGTACAcagtatcagaatcagaaattaaccaagacttttttttttttttgtcttctggtATTTGTTATGCTatgttaaaacattacaaaaaatacatgaaatacataACCATCCAACTCAAGACTGTCTAGTTATTTATGTTCAGTACTTGCACAGTGATTTATTAAAAGTAACTGTTTCTATGAAGTATGTTGTATTTGTATATGCTTAAGAGTATAAATGCCATCAAAGATTAAAAATGTCCCTTAAAACCATTTTCAGGGTTACTGTAGTACACTCGCCAGAACACACTTTACCTTTTCACTGCCATCATACCAAAGGATATCTCTGCTCAGACTAAATTCTTGGCCTTTAGGCTTGGATGCATCATATTGACCCACTGTCACAAAATCAACTGAACCGTCTCCTTGAAGTTGCCAGTTCACAAGTTCATATGCGGCCACAGGGTCTCCATTAGTGTCAAATGAAacggaataattattttttgtaaagttcaCCCGTTTGAGTTGATCAAAAACCTGCATGATAAGCATTAAAAATTCAAACTGTGCTGTTATTACAATTTGCTGAATAATTAGAACTCAAATAGTGGGAGTACGCAGCAGttatattcaattaaattgatgcattttaaaatctctgttgtttcaatttacatttacaatttattccACGATAAGAAAACGTACCTTATGGGGATCAACTATGATGCTTTTGTCACATCGACTTTCCTTACAGACAATGCTATGGAGGGCATGCGCTATAGCATATGTGGCTTTGTACACCATATTTGTGACGCGCAACTGGGACGTGTCTGTGTACGGGTTCTGTAAAGCGCGCAGGTCCTCTGTGCCATCACATGCTGGCATACCAGTAGAAGAACCTGTCTGCCGGTTTAGACTACAGCTGAATGAACTTTCCCAGAATTCTGTCAGCAGGGGAAATTCCACCGCCTGCTCTGCAGACAGGTCAAGTAAAAACTCACGAAGACCCGGGATAACAGATCGCGGGATTGCAAAACCCACTACACCGATACACAAATTATACCGAAGCATTTCTGGGTCTGTAACCCACGACTCACTGCCAATCCACTGCATCGGGGGAGGAGGCTGCTGGCTCAGCTCTTCTAAAAGAAGTCTCATATCACCTGAGGCCAGGAAGGCAACTATTACACGAGCCGTTGATCTTCGAATGACTTCagccatttttttcagtttgctgCGTGGTTGGGTCCTGTAATAGGCCTCAGAATACTCCACACAGATTCCCTCCTGCTCCGCGGCTTTCAGGAATGATGCCATGCCATTGTTCCCGTAGTCTGAATCACTGCGCACAGCCCCGATCCACGTCCATCCGAAGTGCTTGACCATCCGTGCCAGTGCTGCCGCTTGATGGTGATCGCTGGGGATGGTCCTGAAAAAAGTAGGATACTGCCGCTTGTCACTGAGACACGCGCACGTTGCGTAATGACTCACCTATAGTGCACAATGggggaaaatgtatttatttccgAACATATAACGacttttcaaattcaaatgttcAAAAGTCAGACTACTCCAACAATACGCATTCTACAAATGTTTACAGATGTTTGCTTTGACAACGGGTTTCAAAGATTTTCCAGCTGTTATGGCAAATTTACAACgatttttacaattacagttcTGACACAGCgccaacatttttattatttatttattaattctgtaAATATCTTAGAAGAATAAACTGTATTTATACTGAGCAAACACCTGTGGAATTCCAAAGGAACCGAACAATCTTGAAGTGCTTATAGACGGCGTGGAACCAGATTCTCCCACGAGTGCGGGAACTGCAGCTGATTTTGCACAGGAATCAGTGTCGTTAAAAATTAGATCTAGTCCGTTGGCAAGCTGTAATGCTACTTTAATTGCCATTGGCACAGAGCCACAAGAATCATATATATGATACCCTAATTTTATGCCTGGTAAAAGATCAGAGCTGTTGTTGATCTCTTGGATGGCGAACTGCAAGGCACGAGCAAAGCGCAGCTCCCTGAAGTCCATGCTGTTGAAGCACACACGAAAAACTATTAGGTATACTAAttcaaatcattatttatatgtttgattgagattaattggaatgcacaataaaaatgcaaatgaactattcataggctatatatatatatatatatatatatatatatatatatatatatatatatatatatatatatatattcaaaatactCTAAGTGctatttgaaattttcttctaaactgaggggtttttttttcatatcaggctcctatgtgtaggttcagAATTTTACTTTAATGGCGATAAATAGGTtattttcattgccattaaagtgaagaaaaatcctaattttagaagaaaattttaaacggcacttagaggcttttgcacctgagctcttcacacacacacacacacacacacacacacacacacacacacacacacacacacacacacacacatttttttacacaATCACTTTATCCATTCAAGACTGATCTGTTTAgagttgtatttaattttatatctcGCTCTAACCTGCCAATGCACTCAAGTGGTCGTGGCCGTCTAATGTAGATGTGCTTCTCTGTCTTCAGATAGTAATGAATGGTGAAAGCCCCTCCAATGACAAAGTCTCCATCCTTGAAAACTGCAGGGGGCTGAGGGTCAGCTTGGAGGATGCAGGTGCCTAAATTAACCCCACACACAGCAGGACAAAGCCTGGTAATACACAGTAGTGTCGTTGTCAATAAAAGATTAACATCCATGTCTCTTGCTTGGCAAGCAACCACAAATAGGAGGTGAGCATTATACACCTTGTTTTATATACCCACCAGCAACTACTGTtgtgaaaatgtgaatgaaaaaaaaaatgtaagaaggtGTGGTTATTATTTCATATCAGTCAATCATGATGAGATAATGTGTCTCAAGTGAATCATGGATTTTCAAAACACCCAAAACAGGACCTTCTTTTAAGTGGCCCCACTCCCTGCCAGTCTCTAAAgagaaagatgatgatgatgatgatgatgatgatgatgatgatggaaagcatgttttaaatttatatttgct
This genomic stretch from Cyprinus carpio isolate SPL01 unplaced genomic scaffold, ASM1834038v1 S000006739, whole genome shotgun sequence harbors:
- the LOC109109259 gene encoding extracellular calcium-sensing receptor-like, whose amino-acid sequence is MDVNLLLTTTLLCITRLCPAVCGVNLGTCILQADPQPPAVFKDGDFVIGGAFTIHYYLKTEKHIYIRRPRPLECIGSMDFRELRFARALQFAIQEINNSSDLLPGIKLGYHIYDSCGSVPMAIKVALQLANGLDLIFNDTDSCAKSAAVPALVGESGSTPSISTSRLFGSFGIPQVSHYATCACLSDKRQYPTFFRTIPSDHHQAAALARMVKHFGWTWIGAVRSDSDYGNNGMASFLKAAEQEGICVEYSEAYYRTQPRSKLKKMAEVIRRSTARVIVAFLASGDMRLLLEELSQQPPPPMQWIGSESWVTDPEMLRYNLCIGVVGFAIPRSVIPGLREFLLDLSAEQAVEFPLLTEFWESSFSCSLNRQTGSSTGMPACDGTEDLRALQNPYTDTSQLRVTNMVYKATYAIAHALHSIVCKESRCDKSIIVDPHKVFDQLKRVNFTKNNYSVSFDTNGDPVAAYELVNWQLQGDGSVDFVTVGQYDASKPKGQEFSLSRDILWYDGSEKVPVSVCSESCPPGTRKAVKKGRPVCCYDCINCADGEISNETDSLECHKCLPEYWPNNEKDKCLPKPVEFLSWDEILGIILAAFSVTGSLVALSITLVFYKNRTSPIVKANNSELSFLLLFSLTLCFLCSLTFIGQPTEWSCMLRHTAFGIIFVLCISCVLGKTIVVLMAFKATLPGSNVMKWFGPPQQRLSVLGFTLVQVLICVLWLTISPPFPYNNMQHYKEKIILECNLGSAIGFWAVLGYIGLLAFLCFVLAFLARKLPDNFNEAKFITFSMLIFCAVWITFIPAYVSSPGKFTVAVEIFAIFLIIFWSGFVLILCIFAPKCFIIVFRPEQNTKKHLMGKVPSKAL